A single genomic interval of Aminivibrio sp. harbors:
- a CDS encoding type II secretion system F family protein, giving the protein KLPLVGDIFFKSAMARSNRTLASLVDSGVPILKSLEMTSEVTDNAVIGRAYTALRDAARKGASLGDTAKNIPVFPVMIAHMMKVGEETGQLETMLDKVAGWFEMELDEKIKRLTSILEPVLIIFVGGVVAMVALAIFTPIVTAIQTMM; this is encoded by the coding sequence TCAAGTTGCCCCTGGTGGGCGACATCTTCTTCAAAAGTGCCATGGCCCGGTCCAACCGCACCCTTGCCTCCCTTGTGGACTCCGGCGTACCCATCCTCAAGTCCCTCGAGATGACCTCTGAAGTCACGGACAACGCCGTCATCGGCAGGGCCTATACCGCCCTCCGGGATGCCGCCCGCAAGGGCGCCTCCCTGGGCGACACGGCCAAGAACATCCCCGTCTTCCCGGTGATGATCGCCCACATGATGAAAGTGGGCGAAGAGACCGGCCAGCTCGAAACCATGCTGGACAAGGTCGCCGGGTGGTTCGAAATGGAGCTTGACGAGAAAATCAAGCGCCTCACCTCCATACTGGAGCCTGTACTGATCATCTTCGTCGGCGGCGTCGTCGCCATGGTGGCGCTGGCCATCTTCACCCCCATCGTCACCGCCATACAGACCATGATGTAG